The genomic DNA AGAAATTATTGGCGTCCAATATTATAATATCGCGTGACTCAATAGAGATGTAAGCAAAATGAATGTAAGAATGCAAAGAAGGATTTCACTTGGATCAATATGATCATATATCACATCTACTTAGTATTAGCTGCATTGGGTTTAACTCAAGTTCTAATGGAATTGAGTCAAGTTATGGCTCAATTGGTCTTGAGAGAGCGTATGTGGTTATCACCGATTAGACCCTTCCTAAACAGTTCCAAGCAGGCATGTACTACCATGGTCACATCCAAGTAGAGTAGCCATAATTGGTCGTTCTCCTCTTGCCCTTattgctaaaataaaaaatcacatatcacatctaattaatattaattgccTTACGTTTCACTATGTCCTGGTGGGGCTCAATAAGCTATGGCTTAATTGGTCTTCAGGGAGCAGCGGAGCACATACGATTCCCGCCATCTAGGTCCCTCCTAAGCACTTCCCAGCAAGCAAATGCTACAATGATCACGCCCTGGTAAAGTAATCTCGGTTGGTCACCCCCCTCCTACCCTtcttgctcaggaaaaaaaataaaaaataaaaatcatatatcaCGTCTAATGGATCATGTGTACAAGATTCTCTCCTTAAGACTATTGTTTGTGGCTTTTAAACACTAAGTTGGAAGAATTTTCGAACGGTTCGATACAAGAAACAGCTTGAATTcgtataattttaaaaatcggATCTTTATCCGATCTTTTTTAGATGTTTGGGTTTATCTTTGCATTAACATGATAGCACCCGTGCACACATGATTCTCtctacttcaaaaaaaaaaaaaaaaaaattcctctaacAGTGATGATCTTTTACCTTAAAACTAAGGGATAATGATCATTTCCATTTTAAATGATATGGATAATATCTATTTCATTGTTATGATTTAGAGAAAACCTTCAATTAGGATGTGGTGTAAaacctttattttctttacgagtaattctagaagtctctcttgtgtcattCTTGTATCTCTTCAAGAAtccttaaaattatcatttgatcaaaattcaatattgattaATCATAAgcttaatgatgattttaagagtcacatcattcttggagagacacaagagtgacacaaaaataacttgtagctttatttcttttacagcatctaataaaaattatacaagTTAGCAAAATACACCAAATAGAATGGAGATAAAAACATCCAATCTTTAAAGCAGATCAAACCCATCGACAAAAACCCTTCTCTTACCATTCATTCTAATCCACCAATGGTTCCCCTAAACAATCACCATCTTCTCCACCAAATGCCGCCACCGATATCTGCGGCTGCCTAAAGCCACCGTCCTCAGCCACCAATCAGTTTGTCTGTTTTCATCTAGctaattgttcaaaaaaaaaaaatgatctctAACAATGATGATCTTTTACCTTGAAACTAAGGGACAATgatcatttctattttaaatgatatagataataTCTATTTCATTGTTATGATTTAGAGAAAACCTTCAATTAGGATTTGGTGTAAAACCTCTGTTTTCTttacgagtaattctagaaatcCTTTTTGTGTTACTCTTAtttccctccaagaatgatgtggccctttgatcaaaattcaatattgatcaatcataagcctaatgatgattttaagagttacatcattcttggagggacacaagagtgacttgtaacattatttcttttacaGTACCTAATAAAAATCATACAGGTTAACAAAATACACCAAATAGAATTGAGATAAAAACATCCAATCTTTAAAGCAGATCAAACACATCGACAAAAACGCTTCTCTTGCCATTCATTCTAATCCACCGGTGGTTCCCCTAAACAACCACCATCTTCTCCACCAAATGCCGCCACCAATATCTGCCTAAAGCCACCGTCCTCAGCCACCAATCAGTTTGTCTATTTTCATCTAGCTAATTGTTCATTTCGCTTGTTTCGTCTGATTGTGTTGTGGGCAATTTATTATCCATTTGTTTGGTCATTTTGTGGAGACAATACATGTGACAATGAAGGTTATTGGCGTCGTTTGGATTAGAGTAGAAGCTAATGTCTTTGACATCTTGTGGGTTCGGAAGGCCATGGCATGCAATGGTTATGGAGGTCCTAGAGAGGTTGGTTCATAGCAACGTTGTTGAGAAATAGAAAGTTGGGGTTGAAGAGATGATAGGTTAAtggcagaaaaagaaaagttactTTATTCATTGGAGGAAGTGGCGCAATAGCTTTATTGGCAATGTTAGGTGAAAGAGGCGGAAATAGGTAGATCTGGtttctaaagaaaaagagaaacgcCCATTTTGTCGATAACGAAGAATGAGTTGCTAATTCGGTgttttttgtgtgtattttaTTATGTGTTTCAAGTTTGTGTGATAAACTAATATTGAATGATATAAAATGAGGGGTTTACCGCACATTCTATAAAATGAGAAAGTTTGTACATATAATAATGCATATAaaacttcttaaaaaataaaaaataatgtatataaAACTAATATTATCAatcttttttaacatttaaataatgtaaaagaTTCTCTAATAAGTAAGATGATGCTAACATGATACGATATCTAATAAGTAATCATACGTGCAAGATTCTCTACCTTgtaaaaatacaaatacaaatacagaAGATTCTCCaccttataaaaaaacattaaaataaataaatatggttAATGGGTTGGTTTTGTCGgcttttctttataattttcaaaagaGAAAGCGCCGGTAGCCGAACTCAAGAGAATCTGACGGAATCTGCCGCTGTTTGTCTTTAACACTCTAATGGGCCCTCGCCACGTGATTCCCGGGACCGACCCATTCCCTAGCCTACTTTTTAGGCCATTACCTCTGCCAACGGCTACTTTTCTTGTGTACGACGGTGAATTGGATCACGTGTGCGGGCCTGTCGTTAGAGCTTCCAATTATTTGGCGGTAAGATTGGCAAGAAGTACGGTGCTGTCATATTTGGGCGGTAAAATCGGATAATATCGAGTTTCATAACGGAAAAACgtttcattctatttttaattaaggttTTATTCAAATGCAgatattgataattacagtgaCCAGTGACTGACAGAGTTAGAATTTTTGATCCTTGCAAGGACGGTAGTAATAATTATCTTAGGACTTtcatagaaaaaatatataatattttaaaccattatatatacataactAGCATagctcaaaatttgtttttaacaactaattcaaaaattggtattttttaacGTCGAGAAAACACTGAGGAGAAAAGAATGGCTCCTTTCCCTGTCCCTCTTCTCTCTAGTAACAGTGCTCAGTGTTTTTTATAGTCTCTTTAGAACCCTGTTCCtggcatttttgttttaaatctagtttgtaaatttatatatagatctaatttttcaaaCTCAGATATACTCGTCTTCACCAACCAAGGCTTGTCTTCTTGGAGATGTCTACGATACTGTATTCCTTAGCTGCTgcttattttttgttatttttgtccTGATCTTTAGGTGAGTTGTTTTCCTAACTTTTTAAGCAGAGATGGAGTAGATCGGTGGTGGATTATCTCTCACGGcaggaaaataaaatttagaaatttgggCTACCTATGTCTTAGATCTAATATACTTGAAGTAGATTTGTTTCATAACTGTAATTGTACATGAGTTAACGGAAGCTGAAGTTATAAATAATActacttgattgtaagaattctTTGATTGTATGTATGATTAATGATTTTATAATCTCATAATATTTTGCTATAATTTATGAGAGTTTTATGCAAGAGCGTTATTTTCTAATCTTTTATTAGTGAAATCTGACAAgattcttgttaaaaaaaaatatatatttttccatgGCCACGTtactttgattttaatttaatattaataaataaaaagaaaaactcacatGCGTATCAGAAAAACTCacatcaacattaaaaaaatataagacaaTTTATCATATGCGTATTAAGTTTTAAATTATCAGTACTAAAAAGTAAACTGTCTTactttttaagatttttatagggtgtttttttgttttctaattgtatataaaagaaaaaatattttataaatattttatgtttggaGTTCATAAAAATAGCTGGTTCTTTTCAAGTTCCAAGATAATCTTATTTTTTCCCTTCCACAGCCAAaccttttactctctctctctctctctcactctctcctaGATCATAATTTGAGCTCAAGATCTAttgaaatttttagaaaatttttatttctgaaattttgaattcaagtcgtccattttttatcaaatgatcATTGTTCTCACatgtgtcccactactaataaaataataataataatttagtattttattattttattagtagtaagATATGTGGCAGAATAATGATTCTTAGATGAAAAATAGAAAGCTtaaatctgaaatttcagaaactgaaagTCCTTTAAGAATTTAAGTGGATCTATTGTTTAGTTTAGTCATCTATACCCAACTAGTGGTTACTTATTTGTCCATTGTTCAAGCAACACTTTACTCTTAGCATTCATCGGATTCAACATTTTAATTATGAGTACATCGAtctaaaaatgaaaagtttaaacttgaaaaataatttacaacttaaaaaaaaaactttttcaaaaacttttgtAGGGCCTGCCCACCCACTTTTGTATTTGCCACTCAAAGTGACCACACACAAAATGAGGAGACATGAAAGAAGGACAATAAATATCAAAGAGGAAGTGGGATCAGGATCCCCACCCTTTAGTTGAGAGAATATGAGGCTCTCATATTGCTTATCCTGACCattgaatttaatttaatagtCTACATTGTGTCACGTGTCCGactcaaaattaaataataaaatattaattatcttctaaaaagaaaataaaaataaaaataataaaaaacttaaaatcaaataacaaaaaatttgggttggctggccaccccaaTTGAGCCTAGGGATgtcttcggccaccccctagggccaaaaaacaaaaaaaaaaatgaaatttttttgggaccCCTAGgctcaactggggtggccggccaccccaccccaactttttccttctttgattttaaatttttttattatttttatttttatttttattttctttttaaaaattaattaatattttagtatttaattttgaGTGGACATGTGGCATAATGTGGGCTGTTGGATTAAATTGAATGATCAAGATCATCAATATGAGAGCCTCATATTCTCCCAATAATGGGAGGGGATCTGGATCCGCTTGATGTGAAGAAATCTCTTTCCATGCCTAAATGTAGagaaaactcttaaaaaaaccCTCTACAACATCTTTTTTTGATGTGCCCTTAACAAGTTGTCCTTACAACTTCTCTGTTGGGAGAATTTTTATGGTATTTAGACAATCTAATAACATACGATTCCACTACAAAATATAGAGGATTCAGATGAAACAATGCAGgttcaaaattcaaatggaTGTATCTATGaaggaaaattcaaaataaGTTCACATTAAAGGACtcgatttaaattttaaagggCTCACATTGATAGGTTCTTGTGGTTGGATTGGGAAAATGGGATTTGAGTGAAACAATTTTCCACTTCAGGCAGGAGAACACCACAAAATTCCACTTAAGATGGGGGAATACTAAAGATCAATCACAAAATGCtttctcataattttattgataaCAAAATCGTTTTTAAATAGAATATAATGGGATAATAGCTAAAGTGATAAGATTGCAAATATTAAAATTAGAATCttaaataacataatcctaattaACTGAAATTCTATTCTAATAGCACTAGTTACAGACACAGTAGATCATTCATTTCCCTACAGCTACCCAATCCTATTATAttcctaaaaattttttatctctctcctcttacttaaaaaaaaaagtgttattaGTGGCGTGTCTACTGTGTAAGATTTTTTCACTAGTCACCATTTAGTGACATGATagtttctgacacgttaccatttgataatatgtcaaatttgacacgttaccatttagtaacgtgtcaactttaacacgttactaaagttgttaaatttttatttatttatttttttcagtttttgaaaTGGTGAcgccatttagtaacgtgttaaagttgacacgttaccaatggGCATTGGGAACATGCACCAACTggctcctctttttctcttttacttttttcttcctccggccgcgctttttctttcttctttcttttttcttctttcttcttctctttttctctcttttgctctcACGCCCATGGcagctctctcttctctcaattgggaagaagaaaaggaaatggagaagagaaaaagaagaaaatgaaaaagagaaagaactgatttttttttttttttttttttttctgctgggtttgggattttgaaattgttttttgctgctgggtttgggtttgggattttgaaaatttttttgctactgggtttgaaatttttctagGTCTGAATtttttgattggtttggtttaaTTTTTCAAGTTGAATCCACTTGGGGAACAGACATTGTATACTGTAATGggtaatttttcttatttttatggttGATTTTTCTGTCATTTGTCTTAGCTTTTAAACCTATTGACTTTTCTGGTTCTTTGGTGTTgcaggttttttttatttttggtactCTCCAACTCCACACAGTGAGTGAGTAGTAAAATCAGATTCTAAGttcaaaacttttaaaattttttgcttaaattaatttttgctgctGGGTTTGAATCTATTGATCTATTCCaagttcaattaattattttttttttgtcaattaaattttgatttgctgggtttggatttttgaaaatcaaattctttATTTGAAATTTGGGTTTGGAAttccatgatattatttgaaaaaaaatttccggaaataaatttggaataaaaattttattttaatttttactaattttttaaactttagtaacgtgtcagaaattgacacgttactaaagtttagtaacatgtcaatttctgacacgttaccaaaggatgacgtgtcagaaattgacacattACAAAATTCCCTTACtaacttccaattttttaaccTACCATACACATTActaatgacacgtcactaatgggCCGTTACCAAAATTAAGTttgaagaatttccttcaactcaatctataaaaataacatgtgtctaATAGCGTATGAgaagcatatgttttttttaatagtatgtgatgcatatgcatttttaataaaatatttgccATGTATgcccctactattaaaaaaacatgtgatttttacatACTCAAAGAATAAATGTTATTATTATAGATTTTAGGTTAGAGAAATTTCTTCCGACCCATTTTAGAAGAAAACTATGTCCGCCTACATAACCCCACCACTATATAATTATTTGTCAAATATCGAAAAGTTGAGCAAAAAACATttgaaatattaataaaattatttttaatatatattctaaaCCGGTTAATTACCGGTTATTAACCACTTTTCGAAATCCCTATAATCAGTAACCACTACCCGGCCTAGGCAATTGTGCAAAAAACTCGGGGATAAAAAGAAGTTTATCGGttttgtggtggtggtgggagtTTGTTTGGTTTTAGGGGTTTGGGATGGTGCTTCTGTGGTGGTCAAGATGGCGGGCTTTGACCGGGATGTGGGTCTTCTCTAGGTTTTTGGGTGGCAATAGTGCTTATGGGGTTGGTTAAAAACACCTCAACAAGGTTTTAGAGTTTCTGCAATGCCAACGGCAAATTGCTTCAAGAAAGCAATGAGAAGGTCTATGATATTGCTTTATTACTAGATAACTAAATCAAACTATTAATGTCATTAACATAAGCAAAAGTCAAACCTacaaatgtgttttttttttccttactgGCGAGTTCATCAGGTCTCTCCTCTATCTGATCATTATTTAAAGATGAACAGGTTTGCTGAGAAATCAACATAGATAGGATGCTATGAAGACATCAACCATCAACTAAAACGATACAACCAACACCAAAGATTGTTCCAAATACACATTAAAAGCTATTAATATAGATAGGGCAAATGATGGGAAACAGAATCACTTCTTCCTCGCAACGAACAGCCCCCACCTCTGCTCGCCAGACGAACTCCTGATCAGCTTTGCCTTCCATCCACCAACTATTTCATTGTAGTCTTCCTGCATATTATCCAAAGACCAtgagggaggaaaaaaaaacaaaacaaaacaaaaaacaaaaaacaaacaaaaggacAGATCAACCAAAGAAgacaaacaaaaggaaaaacgCACTTCAGAAAAGTCCCTGATGAATTCATCCTTGTCCTTCTCATGGGCATTCAATTCCCTCTGTAGAACTTGAATGAACTGAAGCACAAGTAACAATTGTCTGAGATCAGGAAGTTCAacatatttcattatttaaCACGACAAAAAGACAGATCTATCTGCGCAAACCTGATCAGTACGATCCTCCGCAATGACCTCATCAAAACCAGCATCCTTAAGCATCTGCAccaaggttaaaaaaaaaaacaagagttaGATATGTCAAGGAAATATAATGAGAAATACCATGAAAAGAGGCATGAGATGCATGAAATGAGAGAGTTGTAATGCAAACATACTTGACCATAGGCTTTAACGTCATGGAGATCATATCCTCTTTGTTTAATATATTCGGCAAATTCTGGAGATGGAGTTCCAGCACTCCTGCAATAATCACTGATAAGAACTTTACCTCCGGGTTTCAACCACTTGTAGAAGGATCTGAATAATGCAGGTTTGTCCTGAAAATTAACCGGCAACCTCAaacaacagagagagagagtcttcAAGAAAAACCATAACAACTGTATGTATAGAGAGCACCAAAGAGATAAAAGTCTATATGCCGTAGGATTAGCCAACTTAAGAATCGGTAACAAGATCTAACAGATGTCTCGAATCGTGTAACCGAGCAAACCATAGCCAGCATCATTGTAACAAAGGCCATATGATATAAACTCAGGATTTACTCATTGCCTACACAAATAGAAAAACATGCATGCCTGTATGTCTTGAATAAGTTTCTGACAAAAAAACCAAGTATAGAAAGGGCCTAAAACCGCGGCTAATAATTGCTTCCAAAATGAGGTAAAGCTTTCTATTTCCACTTTGtccatgaaaaaaaaacacgagataaataaaaggaaatgctTCTAACTGTTTGAACAAGAACCAGAAGAAAAATTAGAGCTGCCTTACTTGAATGTGCAGAAAGGTGTCACGGCTGTATATCACATCAAATGCCTTGTCAGGATATGTTTTCTTAGTGCAATCAGCAACTTCAAATTCAACTGAGCATTTCAGTCCAATAGCACGTTCAAGAGCAAAAGCAATCATGTTTATGGAGAGGTCAATCCCAACAACTTCAACATCAAAGTTCTCAGCCATATAAAAGTCAGCTCCCCCAATGCCACATCCAACATCTAGGACCTTTTGGCCAGGCTTAAGTTCCAACTTTTGCACAAATTCTTTAGTCGTATCTGTTCAAAGACAATCACGTAAACTTTGagtcaaatttttaaaagtaaattgaGTTAGGAACTTTCGTCTTACCCCTCctggtaagaaaaaaaaaacaagtacaACCATATCGTAGTTTTTCTGATTTGTCTAACAATCTTTTAGGTTTAAAGttcaaactaaaataaatacaGAATGTCAATAATGTAGAAGAAACTGCGACAAATTCTGAACATCAAAGCAGGTGAAATtgtacacacacatacatatatatatatagagaaaaaggCAAAGAGGGCTGATGTTGTGTGAAATTCCCCATTAAGTACCTAAGATAACGTTAATGACATTTTATAACACAAAAGATCAAAAATATAACttaaaattttccaaattagTCGGTGAGTCAACATGCAAGCACACGTTGGTTTCCTAAATAGTATGTTCCACTTATATGTATCATAcagttttttcaaaaagaattaaaatatgaTTGTATTAAAGTCCCATGACATAAGCCAGAATGACGTGCCTCTGCATTGCTTATTGAGAAAATGGGATTCATAATTTCATATGGCCTCTATAGCGAAGCTTTCTAGAAGAGATAAGAACAAATTTAGCAGAGAGTAATCCAACGTAACATTTGTGCAACGAATTGAAGGTTTCTCCATGACGATCAAAAACAGTAATGAGGTGTAACGATGAAGGCTCAGAATTTACCATTAAATGGATAAAGTAATTTCTAACTTAACGCGCTGCTACAAGAGACAATCCCATGAAAGCTTTTTCATAGAACCAGCTTTAAGAATTTTCTGgtaacaatttatttttcatttattcaaCTTAGCGCACAGAATTTTTACTCCTTTAATCTTCGGTATCAGACagtgaaaatgaagaaagagagagagagacagagagacagagagaactTCATACCTATCCCTCCCGGGCTCACAAAACCTTGTCCAAAGACACGCTCATAACGTAATATGCCACTAGATTTATACTGAACATTGTCTAAGAACTGCTGGAACCCCCTATCATCCTGCGAACTGACTTTTTGCCATATCCAGCAAATCTGCATTTCAGAAACATTGCGTCGAGTCAGTAAGCCAATTTAAATAAAAGGATGAGATCAGAATCAACGAATTGTATTACCTGGTTCTGATTCTTTTTGTTTCGCACATAAGCACCAATGCATTTGCAGCCAACAAGAGAGAGTTCAAAGGAATTTCCAGAACCATCAGTCAAATGGCATTCTTTAAAGACCTGCAGTACTTTGTAATCAGAAACAAATTCTTGCTACAACAAACTTTTTGCTTTCTGGACAGCATGTCACGACAGGTCAACCCTGTCCTGCTCATATTTTGCACCCACGTAGATGAAACCAAATACAGAGATcattgtaaaacaaaaatagaactTTGATAAAGATGCTGTGGACAAAAATACATTGCAATTATGGAACTCAGCCAGGATGAATGGATAATTCATGAaaacatttcattttctttcttaaaaacaaGACCATAATAAATATGGACAAGGCCTGATTCAAGTTTGAATCCAGTCAAATCAAACTTTGATGTGGTTTTCTGGCCTCCACCAAAAGCTCAAATCAACACATTGAGTGTAGTTCAATGTAAATACTCATCAGCTTTCTTTTTCACATACACTCCACAGTCAGAACATTGATTGTAAATCTATCTTTGAGTGATGATAGTCTTCCATCGCATATTTGGTCAACAAAATGAgtattaaataaagaaattccTGAGAAGGCAAACCTTCGTATAATATCTGGGCTCCCGGTAGTGGGTTGGGTTGCACTTTCGCTTGCTGTCTCCAGATTGATGGAAACAAGACTCTCTGAAGAAAATAAATCCACCAACCTTCAACCACTTGATCATTCTTTCAACCACATACTCCACCTGCAAAGCACAGAACGAAAAAAGCATAGAGATACAGTCAGAGAAGCTAACCCGTCATTCCGAAGAAATAGAGCGAATGTAACATGTTTTCTGTTATATTATTAACAAGTTTTGAACAAGTAGACATGCAAATACTCTGAAATGAATCAtcagaagaaacaaaattttatgtAAACATCAGCAGTACAGTGGCACATGCAAAAccatgaagaaagaaaatatcacTACAAGATGGTGATAAAACTCAAGTGGATATTACAAGACCTGATGGTAACTATTAACAGATAATAACAAAACCATTGACatatataactaaaaaaatcCATTGCAAGTGGTCACTGCTGACTTCAGGCCCGGGCCCTAGACAACCCTaggcaagaaagaaaaaggtcatTTTTTATTGCTGTACAATTTATCTAATGCTAAGTCTGTCTGAACCTCCTTTGACTTTGTATTTACAAATGAACTGTGTACAGCTTGACTCGCCCGCATTTAACAATCGGTTTCTTTAGAAATACTTAGTGAGAGGATAATTTCCTCTTAAATGTTGTGGTATGTTAAAAATAACAATGCAAAAAGTACCAAAAGAAATCAGGAAAAGGAAAATGGCATAACACTTCTAGCAAAAGAATTAGACAGCATGCGGGAGTAAAAAGCAATAAATAATTACATGAGGTCTAGGCAGtagttcttttttaattttcttatccTTTTTGTCTTGAAATTGGTAGAATTTAGCTCAAACTCTGACTTGATACTAACATCCAAGTTAATGATCTTAAGGACTTGTAACCACTAAACCATATACAGAAGATCATTGATTTTAGTTTATATGATCAGCACTGGCCGGCCGGCTCATAAGTGACatgaaaaatactatatacttagACTCAACTAAACTCAAAATGGCGCCAAATGTCTATTGAAGCAGCCACTAAACCCTATAATATTTACCTCTTTATCTGAAAGATACATAAGGAGCCAATTGGAGAATATCAAGTCCATTGATTCTTCAGATATTTTCAAGTCTGGGGATGTCACATCTGCACACATAAACTTAACATTCTTGTAGTGTCCATTAATGCTTtcattctgcaaggagaagatTGAAAAGAGAAGAGTCAGAGAAGCCCCACAAAAATTGCATTTTCTTATTTGGCCAATAATTTTCACCATAGTTACCTTCTTTATCACGCTCTCAATAAAGTCCAAAGCAAGAAGCTGACCAGCCTTCTGAGCTAATTCACCAGTAAAACGACCAATACCCGCTCCAAGTTCTAAAACTGATTTTCCTTCATAAGGTGGAAGTATAGAAAGTACCTGTTTGTAACCCATTTAAATCAGTTCACGACATTCAACATTGAGCATATTAACAACAAACATCTCAATTACCACAAAAATGGatttatcaattaaaaaatattgtttttagtA from Corylus avellana chromosome ca6, CavTom2PMs-1.0 includes the following:
- the LOC132184016 gene encoding phosphomethylethanolamine N-methyltransferase, coding for MAAIQEEEREVQKSYWIEHSADLTVEAMMLDSKASDLDKEERPEVLSILPPYEGKSVLELGAGIGRFTGELAQKAGQLLALDFIESVIKKNESINGHYKNVKFMCADVTSPDLKISEESMDLIFSNWLLMYLSDKEVEYVVERMIKWLKVGGFIFFRESCFHQSGDSKRKCNPTHYREPRYYTKVFKECHLTDGSGNSFELSLVGCKCIGAYVRNKKNQNQICWIWQKVSSQDDRGFQQFLDNVQYKSSGILRYERVFGQGFVSPGGIDTTKEFVQKLELKPGQKVLDVGCGIGGADFYMAENFDVEVVGIDLSINMIAFALERAIGLKCSVEFEVADCTKKTYPDKAFDVIYSRDTFLHIQDKPALFRSFYKWLKPGGKVLISDYCRSAGTPSPEFAEYIKQRGYDLHDVKAYGQMLKDAGFDEVIAEDRTDQFIQVLQRELNAHEKDKDEFIRDFSEEDYNEIVGGWKAKLIRSSSGEQRWGLFVARKK